One window from the genome of Hydractinia symbiolongicarpus strain clone_291-10 chromosome 1, HSymV2.1, whole genome shotgun sequence encodes:
- the LOC130649224 gene encoding uncharacterized protein LOC130649224, whose amino-acid sequence MQKVKDAIDRLNNALDGLSSSTTSTQNNPNQNIFQSPNSHPSPNLHPSPQHQRILQDFNKQFPALNAGGSRYRPQAKKPRLSNNFIKDTWTHKFCALSYKDTSVSPNTRELMELNQVGLGIEKVVFPSKTGTHAMLLEELTKAYPKLSSQSGGIELLRAESGGINRPLVLIPPRKDGYSISYLKNLVPGHAVIYIRPVQSDLPMEEPTMDSGIEVNCVRCNQKYPLNDLRFHQAYCQLDDDIFPEMIDDEAGPSNEKEVGSTSPHIDTLSAMFPRISKATIQDILRNTKSIDVAANILSEKSASENMSDMLQIKCVDKDMSLKEILNQITSLASENDTITLEIERDNLWMESLRFYKRNLVNSQVMTKKLIIEFKGEDGLDGGAMKTEYFNLLLEEVKNRLFEGENNSLLPVKDITKAVLFKVAGMIIVHSLIAGVDTGFPVLAKPYFLHMCGRDTDSLIESLNKSHIPANATTENLIELIESLDQCKTKDDIDKLLYKDNQKQDVFWSLINSAHWPADKNINKENVPLLVQQLILNDVILSRRNSSDMLFEGLSSCNFLNTIRCHWKVMDQIFCAGYRMIESKEFIKCFSFDEPTSFVETQAKKFFLSFIEKSDSMTLSKVLAFCTSHTVVPLDGMKNEIRVKYMSDDEKNSMCKSSACLKIIYLPTVHSVEKAFHNMLATALACESKGFANP is encoded by the exons ATGCAGAAAGTGAAAGACGCTATAGACAGACTGAATAATGCATTGGATGGTCTGTCATCATCAACAACAAGTACTCAAAATAATCCAAATCAGAACATCTTCCAGAGTCCAAACTCACATCCAAGTCCAAACTTACATCCAAGTCCACAACATCAGAGAATTCTACAAGATTTCAA TAAGCAATTTCCAGCGTTGAATGCTGGTGGTAGCCGATATCGCCCACAAGCAAAGAAACCACGTCTCTCTAATAACTTCATTAAGGACACATGGACCCATAAATTCTGTGCACTGAGCTACAAAGATACATCAGTTTCACCTAATACACGTGAATTAATGGAGCTAAACCAAGTTGGTCTCGGAattgaaaaagttgtttttccttcCAAAACTGGAACACATGCTATGCTTCTGGAAGAGTTAACAAAAGCTTATCCAAAATTATCATCACAGAGTGGTGGCATTGAACTTCTGAGGGCTGAGAGTGGTGGAATAAACCGACCATTGGTgttgataccaccaagaaaaGATGGTTATTCTATcagctatttaaaaaatttagtaccCGGTCACGCTGTAATATACATCAGACCAGTGCAGAGCGACTTACCAATGGAGGAACCAACTATGGATTCAGGTATTGAAGTTAACTGTGTACGATGTAATCAGAAATATCCGTTAAATGATTTAAGATTCCATCAAGCTTATTGTCAACTTGATGATGACATTTTTCCAGAGATGATAGACGATGAAGCTGGGCCATCGAATGAAAAAGAAGTAGGAAGTACTTCTCCCCATATCGATACTTTGTCGGCAATGTTTCCTCGAATCTCTAAAGCCACAATTCAGGACATTTTACGGAATACCAAATCTATCGATGTGGCAGCCAATATTTTGAGTGAGAAAAGTGCAAGTGAAAATATGTCTGACATGCTGCAAATTAAATGTGTAGATAAGGACAtgtctttaaaagaaattctcaATCAAATTACATCTCTTGCTTCAGAAAATGATACAATCACTTTGGAAATTGAACGTGACAATCTTTGGATGGAATCCTTGAGATTTTACAAAAGGAACCTTGTGAATTCTCAAGTTATGACCAAAAAATTGATCATTGAGTTTAAAGGAGAGGACGGCCTTGATGGTGGGGCAATGAAAACCGAATATTTCAACCTTTTGTTAGAAGAAGTTAAAAATCGTCTATTTGAAGGTGAAAATAACAGTTTGTTGCCTGTGAAAGACATCACAAAAGCTGTGCTTTTCAAAGTTGCTGGTATGATTATCGTACATTCATTGATTGCTGGTGTTGACACCGGCTTCCCAGTATTAGCAAAACCATACTTTTTACACATGTGTGGTAGAGATACCGACAGTTTGATTGAAAGTTTGAATAAAAGCCACATACCAGCAAATGCAACAACTGAAAATTTGATTGAATTGATTGAATCACTTGATCAATGTAAAACAAAGGACGATATAGACAAACTGCTTTACAAGGACAATCAGAAGCAAGATGTGTTTTGGTCACTTATTAATTCTGCGCATTGGCCTGCCGACAAGAATATTAACAAAGAAAATGTCCCATTACTGGTTCAACAACTCATTTTGAATGATGTGATATTGTCACGCCGAAACTCTTCAGACATGTTATTCGAAGGTTTGAGCTCGTGCAATTTCTTGAATACGATTCGGTGTCATTGGAAAGTTATGGATCAAATATTTTGTGCTGGTTATCGCATGATTGAGAGTAAAGAATTTATCAAATGTTTTAGTTTTGACGAACCAACTTCCTTCGTGGAGACACAggcaaagaaattttttctgtCGTTTATTGAAAAAAGTGACAGTATGACATTGAGTAAAGTACTTGCCTTCTGTACTAGTCATACAGTTGTTCCACTGGATggtatgaaaaatgaaatcagagTGAAATACATGTCGGATGATGAAAAAAACAGTATGTGCAAATCCTCtgcatgtttaaaaataatctaCCTACCTACAGTTCATTCTGTAGAAAAGGCGTTTCACAATATGTTGGCAACAGCTTTAGCATGTGAATCAAAGGGATTCGCAAATCCATGA